A single genomic interval of Candidatus Zixiibacteriota bacterium harbors:
- a CDS encoding outer membrane protein transport protein yields the protein MNRAITIILCLISVFLYANPLMAQLESNPFAVYEMTTENNNFVGARAAGMGGAQIAAGDDGSTIWYNPALLCRIRRIELSGGLSHQRFFNNTTFDGVNANQAQLNNTRLSSVWGVFPVPVEQGGLSFALAANRIKSFDRIFRFEDKTGWLENPDGYGIGGGEDDKGGLWVYSGGMGIELSRHTAVGIALDLYGGHDNYSYIEEESTDSSSSSLRGELKDSYTGYSARVGLAFSKNPNFHFGATIKFPTSITVEQNEWPDYGKYKYTLPFSFGVGSMVVIRDLLITGDVYYTDYTQLEYSSGVDLTDANSDVKRYYKDVITWHAGVEYFIPSWGFTMRAGYARDPIPYTYFPIDNELDVLTAGFGFLLDKTLKLDFAVNLMDWTRQDPGFRGIGTIEKYEAQRAFLGITYRI from the coding sequence ATGAATAGAGCTATAACCATTATATTATGTTTAATATCGGTTTTTTTATATGCAAACCCTCTTATGGCGCAATTGGAGAGCAACCCGTTTGCAGTATATGAGATGACCACCGAAAACAATAATTTTGTGGGGGCAAGAGCCGCCGGTATGGGCGGCGCGCAAATTGCCGCCGGCGATGACGGTTCCACAATCTGGTACAACCCGGCGTTGTTATGCCGCATCAGACGGATAGAGTTGTCCGGCGGCTTGTCTCATCAGAGATTTTTCAACAACACTACCTTTGATGGAGTTAATGCCAATCAGGCACAGTTGAATAATACCCGTCTGTCATCGGTGTGGGGCGTATTCCCGGTGCCCGTCGAGCAGGGGGGGTTGTCATTTGCGCTGGCGGCTAACCGCATCAAAAGTTTCGATAGGATATTCAGATTCGAGGATAAAACCGGCTGGCTGGAAAATCCTGATGGCTATGGCATAGGCGGGGGAGAGGATGACAAAGGCGGCTTATGGGTTTATTCGGGCGGCATGGGCATAGAGCTGTCGCGTCACACCGCCGTTGGAATAGCGCTTGACCTTTACGGCGGACACGATAACTACTCATATATCGAGGAGGAATCAACCGATAGCTCATCCTCGTCATTAAGAGGCGAACTTAAGGATAGCTATACCGGCTATTCCGCCAGAGTTGGCTTGGCTTTCTCCAAAAATCCGAACTTTCATTTTGGGGCGACTATCAAATTCCCAACCTCGATAACTGTCGAGCAGAATGAATGGCCCGACTATGGCAAATATAAATATACTTTGCCGTTCAGTTTCGGCGTTGGTTCGATGGTTGTCATTCGCGATTTGCTGATTACCGGCGATGTTTATTATACGGATTACACTCAACTCGAATACTCCAGCGGCGTCGATCTAACGGATGCCAACAGCGATGTAAAGCGATATTACAAAGATGTAATCACCTGGCATGCCGGAGTTGAGTATTTTATCCCAAGTTGGGGTTTCACTATGCGAGCAGGCTATGCTCGCGACCCTATACCATACACTTATTTTCCGATTGATAATGAACTCGATGTATTAACTGCCGGCTTTGGTTTCCTGCTTGACAAAACCCTGAAACTCGATTTCGCTGTCAACCTGATGGATTGGACCAGGCAGGACCCCGGATTCAGGGGCATAGGCACAATAGAAAAATACGAAGCCCAGAGAGCATTTTTAGGGATTACATACAGGATATAA
- a CDS encoding DUF401 family protein has translation MEFAVCFVLIIILIRLKVPVGLTLMAVAALLSLLEFGISPQFIEPFRLTLVNPRTWKLIAIIILVVTLGQILSKTGYLERMVSALKAYIGPCTVARMVPALIGLLPMPGGAMVSAPIVEELARGTKATAEAKTASNFWWRHIWEPVWPLYQSLILAAAILDITVWQVAAICWPITIACIIAGVLVISLPLAREKGRSKNIGFFFREMAISTWPISFILLTGLILKLDLILSMLSLYAVFLIARITDFKMIYTSFKKEFSFDIILIFLGGLTLMNIIETGQAAVKTLSAFQAWGVPADLVVFALPFLVGLLTGLTAAYVGVGFPIVSSAFVLTGGLSSGVFLAYAGGLMGIMVSPVHLCLVLTKKYFNCNFRGLYRYLIPAVTVTSVLVFIIKYLFYPN, from the coding sequence ATGGAATTTGCTGTCTGTTTTGTGCTAATTATCATCCTGATACGGCTGAAAGTGCCGGTTGGGCTTACCCTCATGGCGGTGGCTGCTTTGCTGTCTCTGCTTGAATTTGGCATATCGCCGCAATTTATCGAACCTTTCCGGCTTACGTTAGTTAATCCGCGTACCTGGAAACTCATTGCAATCATTATTCTGGTTGTTACGTTGGGACAAATTCTTTCCAAAACCGGTTATTTAGAGCGGATGGTCTCGGCTCTGAAAGCCTACATAGGTCCCTGTACGGTTGCCCGTATGGTTCCCGCTTTAATCGGTCTTCTGCCGATGCCCGGCGGCGCGATGGTCTCGGCGCCGATTGTCGAGGAGCTTGCCCGCGGAACCAAAGCTACTGCCGAGGCTAAAACCGCCTCAAACTTCTGGTGGCGTCATATATGGGAGCCGGTTTGGCCGTTGTACCAGTCCCTTATCTTAGCCGCTGCTATTCTGGATATCACTGTCTGGCAGGTGGCGGCGATATGCTGGCCAATTACTATCGCCTGCATTATCGCCGGAGTTCTTGTAATATCATTGCCGCTGGCACGGGAGAAAGGACGGTCGAAAAACATCGGCTTCTTTTTCAGGGAGATGGCAATTTCAACCTGGCCGATATCTTTTATTTTGCTAACCGGCTTAATTTTGAAACTTGATTTGATATTGTCGATGTTATCGCTTTATGCTGTATTTCTTATTGCCCGAATCACCGATTTCAAAATGATATATACAAGTTTCAAAAAGGAATTCTCATTCGATATTATATTGATATTCCTCGGCGGTTTAACCCTGATGAACATCATCGAAACAGGCCAAGCCGCCGTCAAAACTCTTAGCGCGTTTCAGGCCTGGGGAGTGCCGGCAGATTTAGTGGTATTCGCGTTGCCGTTTTTAGTAGGGCTATTAACCGGTCTCACCGCCGCTTATGTCGGCGTCGGGTTTCCGATTGTCAGTTCGGCGTTTGTTCTGACTGGCGGACTCAGTTCGGGTGTTTTCTTAGCTTATGCCGGCGGTTTGATGGGTATCATGGTCTCACCGGTGCATTTGTGTTTGGTGTTAACCAAAAAGTATTTCAACTGCAATTTTAGGGGTTTATACAGGTATCTTATTCCGGCAGTAACTGTTACTTCGGTATTGGTTTTTATTATCAAATATTTATTTTATCCCAACTAA
- a CDS encoding DNRLRE domain-containing protein, whose amino-acid sequence MRIIFTILIIAISFAFVSADEVTVRLDRAVFIIPDQESNDEASSRIAVHFSLPEAVNNSDIIYAELHIPLDFTNADIDGDNILEIQARNITTNWTVENADWDGPWTDEGGDLDTTTFYTYTITMDGETDIFMDVTKFVRAVVEDGSDNFGLMLMPYKYDQEVFHIYQNALSEIRTSAQLRVVCK is encoded by the coding sequence ATGAGAATTATATTTACAATATTGATTATAGCGATAAGCTTTGCATTTGTATCGGCTGATGAGGTAACTGTAAGGCTCGACCGTGCTGTGTTCATTATACCTGATCAAGAATCAAACGATGAAGCCAGCAGCCGTATAGCTGTGCATTTTTCATTGCCTGAAGCTGTCAACAACAGCGACATCATCTACGCTGAACTGCATATACCATTAGACTTCACTAACGCTGATATCGATGGTGATAACATTCTTGAGATACAAGCTCGCAACATCACTACCAACTGGACTGTGGAAAACGCTGATTGGGATGGTCCGTGGACTGATGAAGGTGGAGACTTAGACACAACCACATTTTACACATATACAATTACCATGGATGGCGAAACCGATATCTTTATGGATGTAACTAAATTTGTGAGAGCAGTAGTTGAAGATGGTTCTGATAATTTCGGTTTGATGCTCATGCCTTATAAATATGATCAGGAAGTGTTTCATATTTATCAAAATGCTTTATCTGAGATTAGAACTTCAGCGCAATTGAGAGTTGTTTGTAAATGA
- a CDS encoding right-handed parallel beta-helix repeat-containing protein encodes MIDYDGSEVNERQKWTPLNQINEYEYYNDSLCFNYDIDESPYINVRDLFLQLKNVGPLLVKLDVASIGSYGYDADSSAPVTSIRWVRNDTSSWVIDLGHPHQDSTIKYWEVSTFIDTSAVDSTDYFMLVNRVTSISNGDEDITGWDEAPDRAVEVYFTRPSGTNPFIEEIFFNKKRLLFSDSTVGGLNYFTYTDTLEAGDGRIYRVTDVLSGTITENMTLNHDYMVVGDLTISSGDTLTLEQGVTLYVLPDSGIDITVNGALIANGNPGDSVRIISWDEYTGDTNAVNWNGIDFGTNSFGDFDYCAIRDVEDIAIDIEDSSQVSLNHCLIKDVGLNGIDSYKGFIYVNHSTFQYIGLKGIYAYKAESVIDSCYFDVCGRYGIYIYLRQAGCDSTIITNCTVDRSITQVPDSSQYCIYVGGFNDVRIENNFLRYYKQGGIKLSSSDAKVIDNDIVNCTNYGIYAHNSDADIKDCIIDTVNTGIYCNGSEPKVRHCLFDNLSIGVRDNGFCPDLGKWTTVRDPGNSDFTGCSNYYIWHGQSLQSPLWAELNYFGGTPSLRKFYGPSIDYTPWSLFPPSFKLTDEPDIPFIYQLNHNYPNPFNPTTTISFSLAEPGYTSISIYNILGQKVSSLVDEYKSPGIYSVIWDGRNKSGAAVSSGVYFYRVESGEFNDTKKMLLLR; translated from the coding sequence TTGATAGATTATGATGGAAGCGAAGTAAACGAAAGACAAAAATGGACACCTCTTAATCAAATCAACGAATATGAATATTATAATGATTCATTATGCTTCAACTATGATATTGATGAGAGTCCATATATCAATGTTAGAGACTTATTTCTGCAACTGAAAAATGTAGGACCTTTATTGGTAAAGCTTGATGTTGCTTCTATAGGCAGTTATGGCTACGATGCAGACAGTAGTGCTCCCGTAACGTCTATTCGATGGGTAAGGAATGATACGAGTAGCTGGGTGATTGATCTTGGACATCCACATCAGGACTCAACGATTAAATATTGGGAGGTTTCAACTTTTATAGATACTTCCGCAGTTGATTCCACTGATTACTTTATGCTTGTAAATAGAGTAACATCTATTAGCAATGGCGATGAAGATATAACGGGTTGGGATGAGGCTCCCGACAGAGCTGTTGAAGTATATTTCACGCGTCCTTCTGGCACAAATCCTTTTATAGAAGAAATATTTTTTAATAAAAAGCGGTTATTGTTCTCTGATTCAACTGTTGGCGGTTTGAATTATTTTACTTATACTGATACGCTTGAAGCAGGCGATGGAAGAATTTACCGTGTTACTGACGTTTTATCCGGAACAATCACTGAAAACATGACCCTAAATCACGATTATATGGTTGTCGGCGATTTGACAATAAGCTCAGGCGACACGTTAACTTTAGAACAAGGTGTCACATTGTATGTTCTACCCGATTCAGGTATCGACATAACGGTTAACGGAGCATTAATTGCTAATGGCAATCCAGGCGATTCGGTGAGGATAATCTCCTGGGATGAGTATACAGGTGATACTAATGCTGTCAATTGGAATGGAATAGATTTCGGAACAAATTCCTTTGGAGATTTTGATTACTGTGCCATAAGAGATGTAGAGGATATCGCAATAGATATTGAAGATAGTTCACAAGTAAGTCTTAACCATTGTTTGATTAAAGATGTTGGGCTAAACGGAATAGATTCTTATAAAGGATTTATATATGTTAATCACTCTACATTTCAATATATCGGGCTAAAAGGTATTTATGCCTATAAAGCTGAATCGGTTATTGACTCCTGTTATTTTGATGTTTGCGGAAGATACGGTATCTATATTTATTTACGACAAGCAGGTTGCGATTCAACAATAATAACCAATTGTACTGTCGATAGATCAATTACTCAAGTCCCGGATTCATCTCAATATTGTATATATGTAGGTGGTTTTAATGATGTTCGGATAGAGAATAATTTTCTAAGATACTACAAACAAGGCGGTATAAAGCTTAGTTCTTCAGATGCTAAAGTTATTGATAATGATATTGTCAATTGTACAAATTATGGAATCTATGCTCATAATTCCGATGCTGATATTAAGGATTGCATAATAGATACAGTGAATACAGGAATCTATTGCAATGGTTCTGAACCTAAAGTAAGACATTGTTTATTTGACAATCTTAGTATTGGTGTAAGAGATAACGGTTTTTGCCCTGATTTAGGTAAATGGACAACTGTGCGTGATCCTGGTAATAGTGATTTTACTGGCTGTTCTAATTATTATATCTGGCATGGGCAATCTTTACAAAGCCCATTATGGGCGGAATTAAATTATTTTGGTGGTACACCCAGTTTGAGAAAGTTTTATGGACCAAGCATTGATTATACTCCCTGGTCACTTTTTCCGCCATCCTTTAAACTTACTGATGAACCAGATATCCCATTTATATACCAGCTCAATCACAACTACCCCAACCCATTCAACCCCACAACCACAATCTCATTTAGTTTAGCCGAACCCGGATATACTTCAATTTCAATTTATAACATCCTTGGGCAAAAGGTGAGTAGCCTTGTGGATGAATATAAGTCACCCGGAATTTATTCTGTCATATGGGATGGCAGAAACAAATCAGGCGCAGCTGTATCATCTGGAGTCTATTTTTACCGAGTGGAATCAGGTGAATTTAATGATACCAAAAAGATGCTATTACTTCGATAA
- a CDS encoding T9SS type A sorting domain-containing protein: MRIISFLIISLTAILMCPPCLGQWEPDGKVIGHWSPYSSAFALANVGNGNIVVVWNKDIGGDKDICAQYIDSAGYTRWGDEGMMVFEDNGFKQWHPAVLHDGEGGVFIVWSDYRHDSGWYDIYGQHLDSLGNLLWPTEGLRLTYGYSNITPQLYDDGHGGFIIIFESSQGAERDIGAQRVNTNGEILWDSTGILLVQAECAQSHALTCRASDSTFITCWIDGRNWEDYDYDIYMQKFDIEGNLHWGIEGLPSIHYHGPQGFLNDGHDIVADGEGGAVIVWVDSRSPYYYGTLFADRFSSDGQSMWEINGVPLGDPLVNEGLECQVFRLGYNFMFRWGGVGDFRVSYISRWGNPLWFDVVALDSVTVVGKAIMEPEGIFIFNSYEAVSSKVDTSGYQYWPNNPYSGFHSSKLENISDGYGGLISVWADSWYGTIHISRTYTDGHVGGDTTTIIYIDEDNIPKDISLLYNYPNPFNYSTTISYNLSLNTDLSFEVFNLLGQRIYEIRLLNQNLGTYNFTLNLKNSSSGVYFIRMSTLAGFSDRLKITLIK; this comes from the coding sequence ATGCGCATAATATCATTTCTGATAATCAGCCTTACAGCGATATTGATGTGCCCGCCATGTTTGGGGCAGTGGGAACCGGATGGCAAAGTTATAGGCCATTGGTCGCCTTATTCAAGCGCTTTTGCTTTGGCTAATGTCGGTAATGGCAATATAGTCGTTGTTTGGAATAAGGATATAGGCGGCGATAAAGATATATGCGCTCAGTATATAGATTCAGCAGGTTATACACGCTGGGGTGATGAAGGCATGATGGTGTTTGAAGATAACGGTTTTAAGCAATGGCATCCGGCAGTTTTGCATGATGGAGAAGGCGGCGTGTTTATTGTATGGTCTGATTATCGGCATGACTCGGGGTGGTATGATATATATGGTCAGCATCTTGACAGCCTTGGTAATTTATTGTGGCCAACTGAAGGATTGAGATTAACTTATGGCTATAGCAATATTACCCCACAATTGTATGATGATGGCCATGGTGGTTTTATAATAATATTTGAGTCTTCTCAAGGGGCAGAACGTGATATTGGAGCCCAGAGAGTAAATACCAACGGCGAAATTCTATGGGATTCTACCGGCATATTATTAGTTCAAGCTGAATGTGCCCAATCCCACGCCCTAACTTGTAGAGCAAGCGATTCTACATTTATTACCTGCTGGATAGATGGTAGAAATTGGGAAGATTATGATTACGATATTTATATGCAGAAATTTGATATTGAAGGAAACCTTCACTGGGGAATAGAAGGTCTTCCGTCAATACATTATCATGGACCACAAGGTTTTCTTAATGATGGACATGACATTGTAGCTGATGGCGAGGGCGGAGCAGTCATAGTTTGGGTAGACAGTCGATCTCCATATTATTATGGGACATTATTTGCGGATAGATTTTCTTCTGATGGGCAATCTATGTGGGAAATAAACGGCGTACCTCTTGGCGATCCTCTAGTTAATGAGGGGCTAGAATGCCAGGTGTTCCGGCTTGGCTATAATTTCATGTTCAGATGGGGAGGGGTTGGAGATTTTCGTGTTTCTTATATAAGCAGATGGGGCAATCCTCTATGGTTTGATGTCGTTGCTTTAGATAGTGTAACTGTAGTAGGTAAAGCTATAATGGAACCAGAAGGTATATTTATATTTAATAGCTATGAAGCGGTATCATCAAAGGTAGATACATCAGGTTATCAATACTGGCCTAATAATCCATACTCAGGTTTTCACAGTTCTAAGTTAGAAAATATATCTGATGGGTATGGGGGATTAATATCGGTTTGGGCTGATTCTTGGTATGGGACAATTCATATCTCCAGAACTTATACTGATGGCCATGTTGGCGGTGATACGACAACAATTATTTATATTGATGAAGATAATATACCAAAAGATATAAGTCTTTTATATAATTATCCCAATCCGTTTAATTATAGTACGACTATATCATATAATTTATCTTTAAATACGGATCTTTCATTTGAAGTATTTAATCTTCTCGGGCAACGCATATATGAAATCAGATTATTAAATCAAAATTTAGGTACTTATAATTTTACTTTAAACTTAAAAAATTCTTCCTCTGGTGTTTATTTCATTCGAATGTCGACACTGGCAGGTTTTTCGGATAGATTGAAAATTACTTTAATAAAGTAA
- a CDS encoding GAF domain-containing protein codes for MGTFMPAVNNQQLLATVDNFIQTAKSKCSALEGVVGLLSSNYKHFAWTGIYILDDGMLKLGPYRGNPSSNVEIPVGKGICGAAVKEDKTIIVPDVKADPRFLVYSIATKSEIVVPIRKDGVIVGEIDIDSDDSDAFTEDNRKVLELVADKLSKLF; via the coding sequence GTGGGTACTTTTATGCCTGCTGTTAATAACCAGCAGTTATTAGCTACAGTAGATAATTTTATCCAAACCGCTAAAAGTAAATGCTCCGCCTTAGAGGGAGTAGTCGGATTGTTGTCCTCAAACTACAAGCATTTCGCCTGGACTGGAATTTATATTCTTGATGATGGTATGCTTAAACTCGGCCCATACAGAGGAAATCCCTCGTCGAATGTTGAAATACCGGTTGGTAAGGGAATCTGCGGTGCCGCTGTTAAGGAGGATAAAACCATTATTGTGCCGGATGTCAAAGCCGACCCACGCTTTTTAGTATATTCTATCGCAACCAAGTCGGAAATCGTTGTCCCGATTAGAAAAGATGGCGTAATAGTCGGCGAAATCGATATCGACTCTGATGATTCAGATGCTTTCACTGAGGACAACCGAAAGGTTTTGGAACTGGTAGCCGATAAGCTGAGCAAATTGTTTTAA
- a CDS encoding T9SS type A sorting domain-containing protein, with product MSQILALVMAMITICAMASANTITLNDEQSTFEATTITSSETELVLNIGSLKSIVCDDGISIELPEPLTVGSGNLPSPGKTILPAYSTLLAVPENAELHVIIAGDEFIELTDFELAKASGDDAKWLSDVTSKEGYYPQELVRFEYAGKMRDLNLARLTIYPVQYDYTRKTLKVHHQMTIRTTCSGGDILPPDRVISEAFYPIYSSIISNIDLLDNINIKRGAYWFIVQDGLMGAVEPLVEWKRLKGFDTRVIPISNISSNPSSGVIRNFISSEYSDADLKPDYICLVGDEDMPGSPDVVTFSYYNPFGMGPFSSDNYYTFLEGNDYFPELFIGRISVDAVGELNAYIDKFDDYERNPYMLSTDWYHNATMVAGGISSWFSSQRLISLWVREMLLNHDYFRVDTLFETYHHSVPLSQITSSISAGAMYVNYRGYGSADGWAPPYYSVGNIYSLSNAHKYGVMTSIVCGTGAFGSSWSDPCFGEAWIRASMKGGAGFIGTTNRDTHTRFNNSIDCGIYWGLFIEGTYTIAQAQLMGKMCCYYAFPADDYTNGRVQSYFNSYHVLGDPELNCWTDIPKPMQITHIDTIDIAANGIAVSVADGSSVPMPNAYVCLSKGQEVFQGGFTDANGEINFEVYPSTAGDLNITVTKSGYIPYERAIIVQSAAVSVGLCGYTIDDDDTGNSSGDGDMIANPHETIELSVLLKNFGDDEAAADVEGTLSSDDDYISITSSTSDFGAISPGDSAESITPFVVEISPLAPHDHTAELLLNVTATGGHNWQHYVHLPITASRLVENSIAIQNDTDGDGLIERGESGEMIVGLFNAGSKDILSAQGILRTYDPLVNITDSTCNFGDIEVNGTGSNSGTPFSMSLAYGSYNGHQIEFILKVTGASGHIQTVEFTHMIGAIASSDPFGPDEYGYYCFDNTDTDYPLHPEYEWIPIDGSWQSVYIQDDNIVVRDLPFVVQYYGESFNEFSIVDNGYIAMGSRWYNYFKNTNIPSPQCAPAMIAPLWDDFQGSNVRYHHDDVNGKFIVAWNNVMSRDTTSSNPYQHFTFELIILDTAHWPTATGDNDIIFQYQQCIYPDVASVGICNEIRDIGLQYVFNNAYTGGAATLAAGRAIKFTTCSDYTSVDDDNKDNLPAKFYLAQNYPNPFNPTTNISYELPSDGIVNLEIFDILGRKVRTLVDEYQSAGRQTIIWNSRDSDNNPVSAGIYFYRLQAGDSQIVKKMVLLK from the coding sequence ATGAGTCAAATTCTTGCGTTAGTCATGGCAATGATTACTATCTGCGCCATGGCATCGGCAAACACCATCACTCTTAACGATGAGCAAAGCACATTTGAAGCAACTACAATTACATCATCAGAGACAGAACTTGTATTAAACATTGGTTCTCTGAAATCTATTGTCTGTGATGATGGCATCTCAATTGAACTGCCCGAACCTTTAACGGTCGGCTCCGGCAATTTGCCAAGTCCGGGCAAAACTATCTTACCTGCCTATTCAACCTTGCTTGCAGTTCCCGAAAATGCTGAGCTTCATGTAATTATTGCAGGCGATGAGTTTATCGAGCTTACCGATTTCGAGTTAGCCAAAGCCAGCGGTGATGACGCTAAATGGCTAAGCGATGTTACTTCAAAGGAGGGATATTATCCGCAGGAGCTTGTCCGGTTTGAATATGCCGGCAAGATGCGCGACCTGAACCTTGCCAGATTAACTATCTATCCGGTTCAGTATGATTATACCCGTAAAACCCTGAAAGTTCATCATCAAATGACTATCAGAACTACCTGTAGCGGGGGCGATATACTGCCGCCCGATAGAGTTATCAGCGAAGCCTTCTACCCGATTTACAGCTCTATAATTTCCAATATCGACTTGCTTGATAATATCAATATCAAGCGAGGCGCCTACTGGTTTATAGTTCAGGATGGTTTAATGGGCGCCGTCGAACCGCTCGTCGAATGGAAAAGGCTTAAGGGATTTGATACCCGGGTTATTCCCATTTCTAATATAAGCAGTAATCCAAGTTCTGGGGTTATTCGTAATTTTATCTCAAGTGAGTACAGCGATGCCGATTTAAAACCCGACTATATTTGCTTAGTTGGCGACGAAGACATGCCTGGCAGTCCTGATGTGGTAACATTTTCCTATTATAATCCATTTGGAATGGGTCCATTCTCATCCGATAATTACTACACTTTCCTTGAGGGCAATGATTATTTCCCTGAATTATTTATCGGACGAATTTCAGTAGATGCTGTCGGTGAATTAAATGCCTACATTGATAAATTTGACGACTATGAAAGAAATCCCTACATGTTGAGTACTGATTGGTACCATAATGCGACAATGGTAGCCGGTGGAATTTCAAGTTGGTTTTCTTCTCAGAGATTAATCTCGCTTTGGGTGCGCGAGATGCTTTTAAACCATGATTATTTCAGGGTAGATACCTTATTTGAAACATATCATCATTCGGTTCCATTAAGTCAAATTACCTCCTCTATATCTGCTGGCGCAATGTATGTGAATTACCGTGGTTATGGCTCTGCGGATGGCTGGGCGCCGCCATATTATAGCGTTGGCAACATTTATTCGCTTTCTAATGCCCATAAGTACGGCGTTATGACATCGATTGTCTGCGGCACCGGCGCTTTTGGCAGCAGTTGGTCCGATCCCTGTTTCGGTGAGGCCTGGATTAGAGCGTCTATGAAAGGCGGGGCAGGCTTTATTGGCACAACCAATCGCGATACTCATACCAGGTTTAATAACTCTATCGATTGTGGAATATACTGGGGTTTGTTTATCGAAGGCACATACACAATTGCTCAGGCTCAATTGATGGGCAAGATGTGCTGTTATTACGCTTTCCCCGCGGATGATTATACTAATGGGCGCGTTCAGTCCTATTTCAACAGCTATCATGTGCTCGGCGACCCCGAACTCAACTGCTGGACTGATATTCCCAAACCTATGCAGATTACTCATATTGATACAATAGATATTGCCGCTAATGGTATAGCAGTGTCTGTCGCTGATGGAAGCAGTGTACCGATGCCGAATGCCTATGTTTGTCTTTCCAAAGGGCAGGAGGTTTTTCAGGGTGGTTTTACCGATGCAAACGGCGAAATCAATTTCGAGGTATATCCCAGCACCGCCGGAGATTTGAATATTACCGTGACGAAATCGGGATATATTCCTTATGAACGCGCAATAATAGTACAGAGTGCGGCTGTATCAGTCGGCTTGTGCGGTTATACTATTGATGATGACGATACCGGCAACTCCTCCGGCGATGGCGATATGATTGCCAACCCCCATGAAACTATCGAGCTTTCGGTATTATTAAAGAATTTCGGAGATGACGAAGCCGCCGCCGATGTTGAGGGCACGCTCTCATCGGATGATGATTATATCAGTATCACATCATCGACATCAGATTTCGGCGCTATAAGCCCCGGCGATTCAGCCGAATCCATCACGCCTTTCGTAGTTGAAATATCGCCTCTCGCTCCGCATGACCATACTGCCGAATTATTGCTGAATGTAACCGCCACAGGCGGGCACAACTGGCAGCATTATGTCCATTTGCCTATAACTGCCAGCCGGCTTGTTGAAAATTCAATTGCAATTCAGAACGATACCGATGGCGATGGCTTAATAGAACGCGGCGAAAGCGGTGAAATGATTGTCGGGCTTTTCAATGCCGGCTCGAAAGATATACTTTCCGCGCAGGGCATATTGCGAACTTATGACCCATTAGTGAATATCACAGATTCAACCTGTAATTTCGGCGATATCGAGGTGAACGGTACTGGCTCAAATAGCGGTACGCCGTTCTCAATGAGCTTAGCTTATGGCAGCTACAATGGCCATCAGATTGAGTTTATTCTGAAAGTAACCGGCGCTTCCGGGCATATTCAAACAGTTGAATTTACACATATGATAGGCGCAATAGCAAGCTCTGACCCATTCGGACCTGATGAATACGGCTATTACTGTTTCGACAATACCGATACCGATTATCCTTTACATCCCGAATATGAATGGATACCGATTGATGGCTCATGGCAGAGTGTTTATATTCAAGATGATAATATTGTTGTTCGAGACCTGCCGTTTGTAGTTCAATACTATGGCGAATCCTTTAATGAATTCAGCATTGTTGATAATGGCTATATTGCGATGGGCAGCCGGTGGTATAATTATTTCAAGAACACTAATATACCTTCCCCGCAATGCGCGCCGGCTATGATAGCGCCTCTATGGGATGACTTTCAAGGCTCGAATGTGCGGTATCATCATGATGATGTAAACGGTAAGTTTATTGTTGCCTGGAATAATGTTATGAGTCGTGATACAACTAGCAGCAATCCTTATCAACATTTTACTTTTGAATTAATAATTCTCGATACTGCTCACTGGCCGACTGCAACCGGTGACAATGATATTATATTCCAATACCAGCAATGCATATATCCTGACGTGGCCTCGGTCGGTATCTGCAATGAAATCAGGGATATAGGACTTCAGTATGTTTTCAATAATGCTTATACCGGCGGCGCAGCGACACTGGCAGCCGGCAGGGCAATTAAATTTACTACCTGCAGCGACTATACATCTGTTGATGATGACAACAAAGATAATCTACCGGCTAAATTCTACTTAGCTCAAAACTACCCCAATCCGTTTAACCCGACTACGAACATATCTTATGAATTACCCTCTGATGGCATAGTGAATCTTGAAATATTCGATATTCTCGGGCGCAAAGTGCGAACTTTAGTCGATGAATATCAATCAGCCGGACGCCAGACCATCATCTGGAACAGCCGGGATTCTGACAACAATCCGGTTTCAGCGGGCATCTACTTTTATAGATTGCAGGCAGGGGATAGTCAGATTGTCAAGAAGATGGTTCTGCTGAAGTAG